One stretch of Fusobacteriaceae bacterium DNA includes these proteins:
- a CDS encoding CTP synthase has protein sequence MERSVKYIFVTGGVVSSLGKGITAASLGRLLRERGYRVVLQKFDPYINIDPGTMNPYEHGEVFVTEDGAETDLDLGHYERFIDRNLTKNSNVTTGKIYQSVINKERKGEYLGKTIQVIPHITNEIKDRIRFYSREKDVDIIITEIGGTVGDIESTPFLEAIRQFRYDVGVENVLYIHVTLLPYLRAANEVKTKPSQHSVKALMSLGIQPDILVCRTEHPITPGMLEKLAMFCNMAPDAVIENPDCDTIYEVPLLMEKNGLARVACRKLGIEDRPFDLAKWEEVVYKIKHPKCEIKIAVVGKYVELKDAYMSVNEAIENAAYAQGFRAKIDYIQSKNLDVERLKDYNGILVPGGFGNRGIDGKVAAIRFARENKIPFLGLCLGMQLAVIEFARNVLGYTNANSTEFDEHTDCPIIDIMPDQKHIENKGGTMRLGAYPCKLLEGSLARTLYGKDEIVERHRHRYEFNNVYKEEVQKAGMKLSGISPTGILVEMIELPPSMHPFFIAGQFHPEFKTRPNNPHPLFMGFVKAVYDRTEKLKIN, from the coding sequence ATGGAACGCAGTGTAAAGTATATCTTTGTTACCGGCGGCGTCGTTTCTTCTCTGGGTAAGGGGATTACGGCCGCGTCTTTGGGAAGGCTCCTCCGGGAGCGGGGGTATCGGGTTGTCCTGCAAAAATTCGATCCCTATATCAATATCGATCCCGGAACAATGAACCCCTATGAGCACGGGGAGGTCTTCGTGACCGAGGACGGCGCCGAGACCGACCTCGATCTGGGGCACTACGAGCGCTTTATCGACCGGAACCTCACGAAGAACAGCAACGTGACCACCGGCAAAATCTACCAGTCCGTCATCAACAAGGAACGGAAGGGGGAATATCTGGGAAAAACCATCCAGGTCATTCCCCACATCACCAACGAGATCAAGGACAGGATCCGCTTTTATTCCCGGGAAAAGGACGTCGACATCATCATTACCGAAATCGGCGGGACCGTGGGCGACATTGAGTCCACGCCCTTCCTGGAGGCCATCCGTCAGTTCCGCTACGACGTCGGCGTGGAAAACGTGCTCTATATCCACGTGACGCTGCTGCCCTATCTGCGGGCCGCCAACGAAGTCAAGACAAAGCCCTCCCAGCATTCGGTCAAGGCCCTGATGAGCCTCGGGATCCAGCCCGACATCCTGGTCTGCCGCACGGAGCACCCGATCACGCCCGGTATGCTGGAAAAACTGGCCATGTTCTGCAACATGGCCCCCGACGCCGTCATCGAAAACCCCGACTGCGACACGATCTACGAAGTGCCGCTCCTCATGGAGAAAAACGGCCTCGCCCGGGTCGCCTGCCGCAAGCTGGGCATAGAGGACAGGCCCTTTGACCTCGCCAAATGGGAAGAAGTCGTCTACAAAATCAAGCATCCCAAGTGCGAGATCAAAATCGCCGTCGTCGGCAAATACGTGGAGCTCAAGGACGCCTACATGAGCGTCAACGAAGCGATCGAAAACGCGGCCTACGCCCAGGGCTTCCGGGCGAAGATCGACTATATCCAGTCGAAGAATCTTGACGTCGAAAGGCTCAAGGACTATAACGGCATTTTGGTTCCCGGCGGCTTCGGTAACCGCGGCATAGACGGCAAGGTGGCCGCCATCCGCTTCGCAAGGGAAAACAAAATTCCCTTCCTCGGGCTCTGCCTCGGGATGCAGCTGGCCGTGATCGAGTTCGCAAGAAACGTCCTGGGCTACACCAACGCCAATTCCACGGAATTTGACGAGCATACGGACTGCCCCATTATCGATATCATGCCCGACCAGAAGCATATCGAAAACAAGGGGGGCACCATGCGACTGGGGGCCTACCCCTGCAAGCTCCTCGAAGGCTCCCTGGCCCGGACGCTCTACGGCAAAGACGAAATCGTCGAGCGACACCGCCACCGCTACGAATTCAACAACGTTTACAAAGAAGAAGTGCAGAAAGCGGGCATGAAGCTCTCGGGCATTTCCCCCACGGGAATCCTCGTGGAAATGATCGAGCTGCCGCCCTCCATGCACCCCTTCTTTATCGCGGGGCAATTCCACCCGGAATTCAAGACCCGCCCCAACAATCCCCATCCGCTCTTTATGGGCTTTGTCAAAGCCGTCTATGACAGAACGGAAAAATTGAAAATCAACTGA
- a CDS encoding NfeD family protein translates to MYVSLYWLLAMVVFLVIEAAIPGLVSIWCAIAAALTAIFAFYVKDFLYQLYFFLIWSVILFFTIRKFAKNSLYRKNKSGVDRITGAIVEIRGINENGQYQVYLDGKHWNAISDEEFFVGNQAKVTGFAGTKLVLKGISRPES, encoded by the coding sequence ATGTATGTTTCCCTGTACTGGCTTCTGGCCATGGTGGTCTTTCTCGTGATCGAAGCGGCCATTCCGGGGCTCGTCTCGATCTGGTGCGCCATCGCGGCGGCGTTGACGGCCATTTTTGCCTTTTACGTCAAGGATTTCCTGTACCAGCTCTACTTTTTTCTGATCTGGTCGGTGATTCTTTTTTTCACGATCCGGAAGTTCGCCAAAAATTCGCTCTACAGGAAGAACAAAAGCGGCGTGGACCGGATCACGGGAGCCATTGTCGAAATCCGCGGCATCAATGAAAACGGCCAGTATCAGGTCTACCTCGACGGAAAGCACTGGAACGCCATCAGCGACGAGGAATTCTTTGTGGGCAACCAGGCGAAAGTCACGGGCTTTGCCGGTACAAAGCTCGTATTGAAGGGGATTTCAAGACCGGAGTCCTGA
- the ylqF gene encoding ribosome biogenesis GTPase YlqF: protein MSMTKINWYPGHMKKSVDLIKENLPLVDILLEVLDARIPLSSKNPDIGRLTAQKKRIIVLNKIDLVEKKDLVRWTDYFQSESPGCDVIGLSATKGANFQELYRAIGDIARVKRAKAAEKGLRTVPVRLMAAGIPNVGKSQLINKIAGKASAGVRNIPGFTRGKQWIKIKDGAELLDTPGVLWPRFESEQTGYHLAITGAIRDDILPVEDVAAWYLNRLIAFGLWPRLCEVYGLDPADETCHPAELMEKIALRNHVLKKGGLPNTPQAALSILRDYRNLRLGKIVLDTF, encoded by the coding sequence ATGTCCATGACAAAAATCAACTGGTACCCGGGGCATATGAAAAAATCCGTGGACCTGATCAAGGAAAACCTCCCTTTGGTGGATATTCTCCTTGAGGTCCTGGACGCGAGAATTCCCCTTTCGAGTAAAAATCCCGATATCGGCCGACTGACGGCCCAAAAGAAACGAATCATCGTCCTGAACAAGATCGATCTCGTCGAAAAAAAAGATCTCGTCCGCTGGACGGACTATTTTCAAAGCGAATCCCCCGGTTGCGACGTCATCGGCTTAAGCGCGACCAAGGGGGCCAATTTTCAAGAACTGTACCGGGCCATCGGAGACATCGCCCGGGTGAAACGGGCAAAAGCCGCCGAAAAAGGCCTGCGTACCGTTCCGGTCAGGCTCATGGCCGCGGGGATCCCCAATGTGGGAAAATCCCAGCTCATCAACAAAATCGCCGGCAAGGCCAGCGCCGGGGTCCGCAATATTCCGGGATTTACCCGGGGCAAGCAGTGGATCAAAATCAAAGACGGGGCGGAACTCCTCGACACGCCGGGCGTGCTCTGGCCGAGATTCGAAAGCGAGCAGACGGGCTATCATCTGGCGATTACGGGCGCCATCCGGGACGATATTCTGCCGGTGGAGGACGTGGCCGCCTGGTATCTGAACCGCCTCATTGCCTTCGGACTGTGGCCGCGCCTCTGCGAAGTCTACGGTCTCGACCCCGCCGACGAAACCTGCCATCCCGCGGAACTCATGGAAAAAATCGCCCTCCGGAATCATGTCCTCAAAAAAGGCGGGCTTCCCAATACGCCGCAGGCGGCCCTGTCGATCCTGCGGGATTACCGGAACCTCCGGCTGGGCAAAATCGTACTGGACACATTCTGA
- the rsmI gene encoding 16S rRNA (cytidine(1402)-2'-O)-methyltransferase — protein sequence MLYVVATPIGNLEDMTFRGVRTLRESEIIYAEDTRVTKKLLTHYDIATPLARYDEFSKARQIPVILARLREGKQVSLVTDAGTPCISDPGYELVDAALKEGIKVVPVPGPSALTAAASAAGISLRRFAFEGFLPKKKGRQTLFKALAAESRPVVLYESPYRVERTLGDILQWLGDRNVVLAREITKIYEEFFRGSVSEALAHVAAHPPKGEFVILIGEEAPCP from the coding sequence ATGCTCTATGTGGTGGCAACGCCGATCGGAAATCTTGAAGACATGACCTTCAGGGGCGTGAGGACCCTCCGGGAGTCGGAGATCATCTACGCCGAAGATACCCGGGTCACCAAAAAACTGCTGACCCACTATGACATCGCGACGCCTCTGGCCCGTTACGACGAATTTTCCAAGGCGAGACAGATCCCCGTGATCCTCGCCCGGCTGCGAGAAGGAAAACAGGTCTCCCTCGTTACGGACGCGGGTACGCCTTGCATCTCGGATCCCGGCTATGAGCTGGTGGACGCGGCCCTTAAAGAGGGGATAAAAGTCGTCCCCGTTCCCGGCCCTTCGGCGCTGACCGCGGCTGCGTCGGCCGCGGGCATATCGCTTCGGCGCTTTGCCTTTGAGGGCTTTCTCCCGAAAAAGAAAGGCCGCCAGACGCTGTTTAAGGCTCTCGCCGCGGAATCACGGCCCGTAGTACTCTACGAATCCCCCTACCGGGTGGAGCGGACGCTCGGGGATATTCTCCAATGGCTGGGAGACAGAAACGTCGTTCTCGCCAGGGAAATCACGAAAATCTATGAGGAATTTTTCCGGGGCAGCGTCAGCGAAGCCCTGGCCCATGTGGCGGCCCATCCGCCCAAAGGGGAGTTCGTGATCCTCATCGGGGAGGAAGCCCCATGTCCATGA
- a CDS encoding S41 family peptidase — protein sequence MKKERISQAKTLAKRLLFIVVCVFVAAGAKAPGAQTGNDGFLSNLRELKEISDIMDLVKGNYVGELTPERKLLMQGAIRGLVESLDDPHSSYFTAEELKSFQEDIRGKYAGVGMVIQKKKNEPCTVVSPISDTPADKAGLRPKDQILTIDGESTYNMTTEECSKRLKGAPNTKVKVTVYREATKETREVEITRAEVTLKYVKENMLDESNKIGYLRLTQFGDNVYPDVRRALDALQSKGMKALVLDLRSNPGGSLEQAIKIASMFIKDGTVVSTRTKSGREEIRQREGKYYGDFPLAVLINGGSASASEIVSGAVKDHKRGILVGEKSFGKGSVQTLITLPDGDGIKLTIANYFTPSGISIHGKGIEPDIVVEEKEGYMLFDGLGVVTNVDEETARENRKELIKEVKGEEAAKEFESHKDVQLDMAVQKLLEMLSVKEKEVA from the coding sequence ATGAAAAAAGAAAGAATTTCACAAGCGAAAACGCTTGCAAAACGTTTGCTGTTTATCGTGGTCTGCGTGTTCGTTGCGGCGGGCGCAAAAGCCCCGGGCGCCCAGACCGGAAACGACGGTTTTTTGTCGAATTTGCGGGAGCTCAAGGAGATCTCAGACATCATGGATCTCGTCAAGGGAAACTACGTCGGGGAATTGACCCCCGAGCGCAAGCTCCTTATGCAGGGGGCCATCAGAGGTCTCGTGGAATCCCTCGACGACCCCCACTCCAGCTATTTTACGGCAGAGGAGCTGAAGTCCTTCCAGGAGGATATCCGCGGCAAATACGCCGGCGTCGGCATGGTCATCCAGAAAAAGAAAAACGAACCCTGCACGGTGGTTTCTCCCATCAGCGATACGCCCGCCGACAAGGCGGGGCTGCGTCCCAAGGACCAGATCCTCACCATAGACGGCGAATCCACCTACAACATGACGACCGAAGAATGCTCCAAACGCCTCAAGGGCGCGCCAAACACGAAAGTCAAGGTCACGGTGTACCGGGAAGCGACGAAGGAAACCCGGGAAGTGGAAATCACGCGGGCCGAAGTCACGCTCAAATACGTCAAGGAAAATATGCTCGACGAATCGAACAAGATCGGCTATCTCCGACTGACCCAGTTCGGCGACAACGTCTATCCCGACGTGCGCCGGGCGCTGGACGCCCTCCAGTCAAAAGGCATGAAGGCACTGGTTCTCGATCTCCGGAGCAATCCCGGCGGCTCACTGGAACAGGCCATCAAGATCGCTTCGATGTTCATCAAGGACGGGACCGTCGTCAGCACCCGGACCAAAAGCGGCCGGGAAGAGATCCGGCAGCGGGAAGGGAAATACTACGGGGATTTTCCCCTGGCCGTATTGATCAACGGCGGCAGCGCCTCGGCCTCGGAAATCGTCTCCGGCGCCGTCAAGGACCATAAACGCGGTATTCTGGTCGGCGAAAAGAGTTTCGGCAAAGGCAGTGTACAGACGCTGATCACGCTTCCCGACGGCGACGGCATCAAGCTCACGATCGCCAATTATTTCACGCCCAGCGGGATCTCCATCCACGGCAAGGGCATCGAGCCCGATATTGTCGTCGAGGAAAAAGAGGGCTACATGCTCTTTGACGGCCTTGGCGTCGTCACAAACGTCGACGAGGAGACGGCCCGGGAAAATCGGAAAGAGCTCATCAAGGAAGTCAAAGGCGAAGAGGCGGCCAAAGAATTCGAAAGCCATAAAGACGTGCAGCTGGATATGGCCGTCCAGAAGCTTCTGGAAATGCTCTCGGTCAAAGAAAAAGAAGTGGCCTGA
- a CDS encoding S41 family peptidase — translation MMLCFKKANLLKTLAAFALLASVTQAKAQNESQAGFLSNLRELKEISDIMDIVNGNYVGEKTPDRKKMMQGAIRGMMEALDDPHSNYFTAEELKSFQEDIKGNYIGVGMVVQKKKNEALLVVSPIEDAPAYKAGIRPRDQIVAIDGESTYNMTSEESAKKLKGAPKTSVKVTVFREGAKETKDVVIERAEVQLKYVKDRIADEDGKIGYLRLTQFGDNVYPDVKKAVEDLQKQGMRALVFDLRSNPGGSFEQAVKIASMFIKDGKIVSTKTLSGQEEVRQREGKFYGDFPLAILINGGSASASEIVAGAVKDHKRGMLIGEKSFGKGSVQTLIPLPDGDGIKLTIAKYFTPNGVSIHGAGIDPDVVVEEKDSYMLFDGVGSVTNVDENTAKESRKELIKEVKGEEAAKEFETHKDVQLETAVQKLKELLKEKGNQAA, via the coding sequence ATGATGCTCTGCTTCAAAAAAGCGAATCTCCTCAAAACCCTCGCCGCCTTTGCGCTGCTGGCCTCCGTCACACAGGCCAAAGCGCAAAATGAGAGTCAGGCGGGATTCTTATCCAATTTGCGCGAACTCAAAGAAATCTCCGACATCATGGATATCGTCAACGGCAATTACGTGGGGGAGAAGACCCCCGACCGGAAAAAAATGATGCAAGGGGCCATCCGCGGCATGATGGAAGCCCTTGACGACCCCCACTCCAACTATTTTACGGCCGAGGAACTGAAGTCCTTCCAAGAGGACATCAAGGGAAATTATATCGGCGTCGGCATGGTCGTCCAAAAGAAGAAAAACGAAGCCCTTCTGGTGGTTTCCCCCATCGAGGACGCTCCGGCCTACAAGGCGGGTATCCGGCCAAGGGATCAGATCGTCGCCATAGACGGCGAATCAACCTACAACATGACCAGTGAGGAAAGCGCCAAAAAACTCAAAGGGGCCCCCAAGACCAGCGTCAAGGTCACGGTTTTCCGCGAAGGCGCCAAGGAAACCAAGGACGTCGTCATCGAAAGAGCGGAAGTTCAGCTGAAATACGTCAAAGACCGGATCGCCGACGAAGACGGCAAAATAGGCTATCTGCGACTGACCCAGTTCGGCGACAACGTCTATCCCGACGTGAAAAAGGCCGTGGAAGACCTGCAGAAACAAGGAATGCGGGCCCTGGTCTTCGATCTCAGGAGCAATCCCGGCGGATCCTTCGAACAGGCCGTCAAGATCGCCTCGATGTTTATCAAAGACGGCAAGATCGTCAGCACCAAAACCTTGAGCGGACAAGAGGAAGTCCGGCAGCGGGAGGGAAAATTCTACGGGGATTTTCCGCTGGCAATCCTCATCAACGGCGGCAGCGCCTCGGCTTCGGAAATCGTCGCGGGCGCCGTCAAAGATCATAAACGGGGGATGCTCATCGGGGAAAAGAGCTTCGGCAAAGGCAGCGTACAGACGCTGATCCCGCTCCCCGACGGAGACGGCATCAAACTCACGATCGCGAAATATTTTACGCCCAACGGCGTATCGATCCACGGCGCCGGCATAGACCCCGACGTCGTCGTCGAGGAAAAAGACAGCTACATGCTCTTTGACGGCGTCGGCAGCGTCACCAACGTCGATGAGAACACGGCCAAAGAGAGCCGGAAGGAATTGATCAAAGAAGTCAAAGGCGAGGAAGCGGCCAAGGAATTTGAAACCCACAAAGACGTCCAGCTTGAGACGGCCGTTCAAAAATTAAAAGAGCTGCTCAAGGAAAAAGGAAATCAAGCGGCTTAG
- a CDS encoding TlyA family RNA methyltransferase, whose amino-acid sequence MKERLDRLLVAAGLYENAAQAQKAIMAGEVIINDHRVDKAGALIATDPAPRIRIREKKRPYVSRGGLKLEKALREFKLDCKGKIVLDIGASTGGFTDCALKAGAAFVYAVDVGTNQLDYRLRTDPRVKSMENTHIARLDPTELTRGAPDLITIDVSFISLRQIVDPVIALTKPETRVVALIKPQFEAKPEQLEKGGILAKIDTHRTILHDIIGIFREKGLYAAGLTQSPILGARGNREYLALFTGAKEQEIEVELDRALRPTPESGGKK is encoded by the coding sequence TTGAAAGAAAGACTCGACAGGCTCCTCGTGGCCGCAGGTCTTTATGAAAACGCCGCTCAGGCGCAAAAAGCGATTATGGCGGGCGAAGTCATCATCAACGATCACAGGGTCGATAAAGCGGGCGCGCTAATCGCGACGGACCCCGCGCCCCGGATCCGGATCCGGGAAAAAAAGCGCCCTTATGTGAGCAGAGGCGGGCTCAAGCTCGAAAAAGCCCTGCGGGAATTCAAGCTCGACTGCAAGGGAAAAATCGTGCTTGATATCGGCGCCAGTACCGGCGGTTTCACCGATTGCGCGCTGAAAGCGGGGGCGGCCTTTGTCTACGCCGTAGACGTCGGGACAAACCAGCTCGACTACCGGCTCCGGACGGATCCCCGCGTCAAATCCATGGAAAACACCCATATCGCGAGGCTCGATCCCACGGAACTGACCCGGGGAGCGCCCGATCTCATCACCATCGACGTTTCCTTTATTTCCCTGAGGCAGATCGTCGATCCGGTGATCGCGCTGACGAAGCCCGAAACCCGCGTCGTCGCCCTGATCAAGCCGCAATTTGAGGCGAAACCGGAGCAATTGGAAAAAGGCGGGATTCTTGCGAAAATTGATACACACAGGACAATTTTACATGATATAATAGGAATATTCCGGGAAAAGGGGCTTTACGCCGCCGGCCTCACACAATCGCCGATTTTAGGGGCGCGGGGCAACAGAGAATATCTGGCGCTTTTCACGGGAGCAAAGGAACAGGAAATAGAAGTGGAACTCGACCGGGCGCTCCGGCCGACGCCTGAATCAGGAGGAAAAAAATGA
- a CDS encoding HD domain-containing protein, with protein sequence MQIRKTVNTTKERKPNPIPNERNRKAVRFIRRLLDMDQVRELERFTDQGVKVSTHTYDVLKLSIDELKRDFPSFPEARKKVEFFTLIVGIIIHDLSKGTLRKLDENLSHSQVMLKNPDYVIAETKKVLASVENALKLTVKPKLKDAIIHIVLSHHGRWGKIQPNTREANIVHRADVYSAKYHRINPVGADQILKMLLAGQKISEIAAKLGCTEGIIRNRLLRAKEQLNFRNTRQLIAYYKENSSIPIGDRFFIQRVKETEKLKNIVDKKGFRNIVMEIPLIHYLNDEEIFEDVYLPADPQ encoded by the coding sequence ATGCAGATCAGAAAGACCGTCAACACGACAAAAGAGCGGAAACCCAACCCGATACCGAATGAAAGGAACAGAAAGGCCGTCCGCTTTATCCGGCGTCTGCTGGATATGGACCAGGTCCGGGAGCTCGAACGCTTTACGGACCAAGGCGTCAAAGTCTCCACCCACACCTACGACGTACTGAAACTCTCCATTGACGAGCTCAAGCGGGATTTTCCGAGCTTTCCCGAAGCCAGAAAAAAAGTGGAGTTTTTCACGCTTATTGTGGGGATCATCATCCACGACCTCAGCAAAGGGACGCTCCGGAAACTGGACGAAAATCTCTCCCATTCCCAGGTCATGCTGAAAAATCCCGACTATGTGATCGCGGAGACGAAAAAAGTCCTCGCTTCCGTGGAAAACGCGCTGAAGCTGACGGTAAAACCGAAGCTCAAGGACGCCATCATCCACATCGTGCTCTCCCACCACGGCAGGTGGGGAAAAATACAGCCCAACACGCGGGAAGCCAATATCGTCCACCGGGCCGACGTCTATTCCGCCAAATACCACCGGATCAACCCCGTCGGCGCCGACCAGATCCTGAAAATGCTCCTGGCCGGACAAAAGATCAGCGAGATCGCCGCAAAACTGGGCTGTACGGAAGGCATCATCAGAAACCGGCTGCTGCGGGCCAAGGAACAGCTCAATTTTCGCAATACCCGGCAGTTGATCGCCTATTACAAAGAAAACAGCAGCATCCCCATCGGCGACCGCTTCTTTATCCAGCGGGTCAAAGAGACGGAAAAGCTGAAAAATATCGTCGACAAAAAAGGCTTTCGAAACATCGTCATGGAGATCCCTTTGATTCACTATCTGAATGACGAGGAAATCTTTGAGGACGTCTATTTGCCGGCGGATCCCCAATAG
- the dxs gene encoding 1-deoxy-D-xylulose-5-phosphate synthase: protein MDKNFTEDYSKLNDEAARIRALLVETVSKNGGHLASNLGVVELTLALHAAFDFSRDRLLFDVGHQSYVHKILTGREERFQTLRQRHGIGPFMDPAESDWDPFISGHAGTALAAASGIALACPDRKIVVVIGDAAVANGHSLEALNNIGGKYKNLIVILNDNEMSIGQNVGSLSKFFGRIMGSEQYLSLRKEARLLMKKIKMEGLLLPTLDRLELSVKNFFAPLSTLESLGFQFFGPVDGHNIKEMVETFKKIKRMEGPIFIHLRTQKGKGYAFAEEDREKFHGISPFDPDTGEPLSRTKTYSGVFGEALARIAAQDETVYAISAGMVKGTGLERLFREFPERGLDVGISEGYAVTFAAGLAKAGKKPWVCIYSTFLQRGFSQLIHDVSLQNLPVRFVVDRAGVVGEDGKTHNGLYDIGMFLMIPGFTVISPASTDELREVLDLAAAWDRGPVVIRIPREVAFTLENRKPFELGKWTVIEQFAPKQGGERENLFLAVGSMLRECLAVKDSLLSRGIGGTIVNASSLSPVDEAFLLEEAPKYKRIFVLEETYEHNAFASYVLNFLNDRNIRRIIHKIGIPSGKVPHGDRKGLLAELGLTGEKLTERIADYIDADQKDRQHDKRAETQPDTE, encoded by the coding sequence ATGGACAAGAACTTCACTGAGGATTACAGCAAATTAAACGACGAAGCGGCCAGGATCCGCGCGCTTTTGGTGGAAACGGTCAGCAAAAACGGCGGCCACCTCGCCTCCAATCTGGGCGTCGTGGAATTGACGCTGGCCCTCCACGCGGCCTTTGATTTTTCCAGAGACCGTCTGCTTTTTGACGTCGGTCATCAGTCCTACGTACACAAGATCCTGACCGGACGGGAGGAGCGCTTTCAGACGCTCCGGCAGCGCCACGGCATAGGCCCCTTTATGGACCCCGCCGAAAGCGATTGGGATCCCTTTATTTCGGGACACGCGGGGACCGCCTTGGCGGCGGCTTCGGGGATCGCGCTGGCCTGTCCCGACCGCAAGATCGTCGTCGTCATCGGAGATGCCGCCGTCGCAAACGGCCATTCCCTAGAGGCTTTGAACAATATCGGGGGCAAATACAAAAACCTGATCGTGATTTTGAACGACAATGAAATGTCCATCGGGCAAAACGTGGGTTCCCTGTCCAAATTTTTCGGACGGATCATGGGCAGCGAACAATATCTGAGCTTACGGAAAGAAGCCCGTCTGCTGATGAAAAAGATCAAAATGGAGGGCCTTTTGCTCCCCACCCTCGACAGGCTTGAGCTCTCGGTCAAGAACTTTTTCGCGCCCCTGAGCACCCTCGAGAGCCTAGGATTTCAGTTTTTCGGGCCCGTAGACGGGCACAACATCAAGGAGATGGTCGAGACCTTCAAAAAAATCAAGCGCATGGAAGGGCCTATTTTCATCCATCTGCGTACCCAGAAAGGGAAAGGCTACGCCTTCGCCGAGGAAGACCGGGAAAAATTCCACGGCATTTCCCCCTTTGATCCCGATACGGGGGAACCGCTCTCACGGACGAAAACCTACTCGGGCGTCTTCGGAGAGGCTCTGGCCCGGATCGCCGCCCAGGACGAGACTGTCTACGCCATTTCGGCGGGCATGGTCAAAGGGACGGGCCTTGAGCGCCTTTTCCGGGAATTTCCGGAACGGGGCCTTGACGTCGGCATTTCCGAAGGCTACGCGGTGACTTTCGCGGCGGGGCTGGCCAAGGCGGGCAAAAAACCCTGGGTCTGCATTTACTCGACATTTTTGCAGCGGGGGTTCAGCCAGCTGATCCACGACGTTTCCCTGCAGAATCTGCCGGTCCGTTTTGTCGTGGACAGGGCGGGCGTCGTCGGCGAAGACGGCAAGACCCACAACGGGCTCTACGACATCGGCATGTTCCTCATGATCCCCGGCTTTACGGTGATCTCCCCGGCCTCCACCGACGAACTCCGGGAGGTCCTTGACCTGGCGGCGGCGTGGGACAGGGGGCCCGTGGTCATCCGGATTCCCCGGGAAGTGGCCTTTACCTTGGAAAACCGGAAGCCTTTTGAGCTTGGAAAATGGACTGTAATTGAACAGTTTGCCCCGAAACAGGGCGGTGAGCGGGAAAATCTCTTCCTTGCCGTAGGCAGCATGCTCCGGGAATGTCTCGCCGTCAAAGACAGTCTCCTGTCCAGGGGCATCGGCGGGACCATTGTCAACGCCTCCTCGCTAAGTCCAGTGGACGAAGCCTTTCTTTTGGAGGAAGCGCCGAAATACAAGAGGATTTTCGTCCTCGAAGAAACTTATGAACACAATGCATTCGCGTCTTACGTACTCAATTTCCTGAACGACCGCAACATCAGAAGGATTATCCATAAAATTGGGATTCCCTCGGGCAAAGTCCCCCACGGCGACCGCAAGGGGCTCCTGGCCGAGCTGGGATTAACGGGAGAAAAACTAACAGAAAGGATTGCGGACTACATTGATGCAGATCAGAAAGACCGTCAACACGACAAAAGAGCGGAAACCCAACCCGATACCGAATGA